In Ostrea edulis chromosome 10, xbOstEdul1.1, whole genome shotgun sequence, one genomic interval encodes:
- the LOC125665623 gene encoding ORM1-like protein 1, producing the protein MNIGTATSEENPTHSYLGSRGIWITYVLIVLITHFMLLTIPFFSVAVAWTLTNVIHCIITYFMLHVTKGTPWGTPEQGKARTQTQWEQIDCGQQFTPTKKFLTIVPIVIFFLASFYTKYDSTHFFINLAALGLSVIPKLPQLHGVRIFNINKW; encoded by the exons ATGAATATAGGTACAGCAACGAGTGAGGAAAACCCCACCCATTCCTACCTGGGCTCGCGTGGAATCTGGATTACATACGTCCTTATCGTGCTGATCACGCACTTCATGCTACTCACAATTCCCTTCTTCTCAGTAGCTGTGGCATGGACTCTCACAAATGTCATTCACTGCATC atAACTTATTTCATGCTGCATGTCACAAAAGGCACTCCATGGGGCACTCCAGAACAAGGAAAAGCCCGGACTCAAACACAGTGGGAACAAATTGACTGTGGACAGCAGTTTACTCCAACTAAGAAATTCTTGACCATCGTTCCCATAGTAAT ATTTTTCCTGGCCAGTTTTTACACTAAATATGATTCAACACACTTCTTCATAAACCTGGCAGCCTTAGGTCTCAGTGTCATACCCAAACTCCCCCAGCTTCACGGGGTACGGATCTTCAATATCAACAAGTGGTGA
- the LOC125665621 gene encoding ciliogenesis-associated TTC17-interacting protein-like → MSAVTTATSVSTSDPGSVTTGRPAPEQVPEEIPSASEEALRFIDSIVAEDDYKYLMFDDHLVTVSDTGKELGDFTISVEPTRYKQVDCFLIHANSHGSIDGVPCGTSITAYVAQNLETIEQQHHEYVKLENCPLDRKTFIAKQKDNYIVNRIITQGEDVQRSSKTVELSKMRGFVSEGSNLLLHRLLIEKGIPDNLQFLSFDSDTNLCSVIYRPLEDRTQTVATTEIRVFGVERTINSFADLPTTWQSYFMQDCHMTNRVQVGSPVTMKLSSVPQLIERDEEPPKPVFEKKELNWEDDMQLYSKFLDRKEELKGDHTTYMRAHPELKNLLADFLQFLLLRKPEDVVQFAAEYFSSFSAPMPSLTPYLASNAPTPFPASRTNTKIDQLRAPTR, encoded by the exons TGAGGTTCATAGACAGCATAG tTGCAGAGGATGATTACAAGTATTTGATGTTCGATGACCATTTGGTGACCGTGTCAGACACTGGGAAAGAGCTGGGAGATTTCACCATTTCAGTAGAGCCTACACGATACAAACAAGTGGACTGCTTCCTCATACATGCAAACAGTCATGGGTCGATTGACGGCGTGCCGTGTGGAACCTCTATAACAGCTTATGTAGCACAGAACTTAGAGACCATAGAACAACAGCACCATGAATATGTCAAG CTTGAAAATTGTCCCTTAGATAGAAAAACATTTATTGCGAAACAGAAAGACAATTACATCGTGAACCGGATCATCACCCAAGGGGAG GATGTGCAAAGATCCTCCAAGACAGTTGAGCTTAGTAAGATGAGAGGATTTGTTTCTGAGG GATCAAATTTACTTCTTCATCGGCTGTTAATAGAGAAGGGAATTCCCGACAATCTACAGTTCCTGTCCTTTGATTCAGATACCAATCTGTGTTCTGTGATCTAT AGACCATTAGAAGATAGGACACAGACCGTAGCCACAACGGAAATCCGAGTGTTTGGGGTCGAGAGAACTATTAATTCCTTTGCTGATCTACCAACAACATGGCAGTCCTATTTCATGCAGGATTG TCACATGACAAACAGAGTTCAAGTGGGGTCGCCTGTGACAATGAAGCTGAGCTCAGTTCCACAACTCATCGAAAGAG ATGAAGAACCCCCTAAGCCAGTGTTTGAGAAGAAAGAGTTAAACTGGGAGGATGACATGCAGCTATACTCAAAGTTTCTGGACCGAAAG GAGGAGTTAAAGGGAGACCACACCACGTACATGCGAGCACACCCAGAGCTCAAAAACCTCTTGGCCGACTTTCTCCAGTTCCTGTTGCTAAGGAAGCCTGAAGATGTTGTACAGTTCGCTGCCGAGTATTTCTCATCATTTTCTGCCCCCATGCCGTCCCTGACCCCATATCTGGCATCTAATGCCCCTACACCCTTTCCCGCAAGTCGAACAAACACCAAAATAGATCAGTTAAGGGCCCCCACTAGATAA
- the LOC130051059 gene encoding LOW QUALITY PROTEIN: ORM1-like protein 1 (The sequence of the model RefSeq protein was modified relative to this genomic sequence to represent the inferred CDS: substituted 2 bases at 2 genomic stop codons) — translation MLHVTKGTPWGTLEQGKARTQTQWEQIDCXXQFTSTKKLLTIVPIVIFFLASFYTKYDSTHFFINLAALGLSVIPKLSQLHGVRIFNINKW, via the exons ATGCTGCATGTCACAAAAGGCACTCCATGGGGCACTCTAGAACAAGGAAAAGCCCGGACGCAAACACAGTGGGAACAAATTGACTGTTGATAACAGTTTACATCAACTAAGAAATTATTGACTATCGTTCCCATTGTAAT ATTTTTCCTGGCCAGTTTTTACACTAAATATGATTCAACACACTTCTTCATAAACCTGGCAGCCTTAGGTCTCAGTGTCATACCCAAACTCTCCCAGCTTCACGGGGTACGGATCTTCAATATCAACAAGTGGTGA